From Riemerella anatipestifer ATCC 11845 = DSM 15868, a single genomic window includes:
- a CDS encoding type II toxin-antitoxin system Phd/YefM family antitoxin: MFVASVSDFRKDIKSYFDRVTKNFETLIINRGKDSGIVVMSLDEYNSLMATNHELSSKKNEMRLDTAIEKLKKGSSFQKELIEE; encoded by the coding sequence ATGTTTGTAGCAAGTGTATCAGATTTTAGGAAAGACATTAAAAGTTATTTCGACCGAGTGACGAAAAACTTTGAAACTTTAATCATCAATCGTGGAAAGGATTCAGGCATTGTCGTGATGTCTTTAGACGAGTATAATTCTTTAATGGCAACGAATCATGAACTCTCATCAAAGAAAAACGAAATGAGACTTGATACTGCTATTGAAAAACTTAAAAAAGGTTCTTCTTTTCAAAAAGAATTAATTGAAGAGTGA
- a CDS encoding nucleotidyltransferase domain-containing protein yields the protein MSTIRYNDILRYITLAMNGVEQSYTERSKEAGERVKNHLKETLNDVVYRYQGSVMTNTHIKGNSDIDLLVITDKFYTFDRAGIEKTLSDFNQTYYLNQIQIQRLKNELSGGGYSTALEDLRTNRLKSEKKLKDVYDICDITHAKAIKITNQSLKRDVDIVIANWYDNVNSVINGKNSDYRGIQVYNKDTNSKGKQDYPFLSIKRINERSSDTNGRLKKMIRFLKNVKADSGKEINLSSFDFNAICYDIDVKIYKNLSKYFLVPVIYNQLLRLVTNETLANNLKSVDEHEYIFRDKPEKYKSLGLLLEEVTVIYLDLKPQLL from the coding sequence TTGTCGACTATTAGATATAATGATATTCTTCGTTATATAACTTTAGCAATGAATGGTGTGGAACAATCATATACAGAACGAAGTAAAGAAGCAGGGGAAAGAGTTAAAAATCACTTGAAAGAAACATTGAATGATGTTGTTTATAGATATCAAGGTTCTGTAATGACGAATACCCATATTAAAGGTAATAGTGATATTGATTTATTAGTAATTACAGATAAGTTTTACACTTTTGATAGAGCGGGAATAGAAAAAACTTTAAGTGATTTCAACCAAACTTATTATCTTAATCAGATTCAAATACAAAGACTCAAAAACGAATTATCAGGAGGAGGTTATAGTACAGCTTTAGAGGATTTAAGAACCAATCGATTAAAGTCTGAGAAGAAATTAAAAGATGTTTATGATATATGTGATATAACACACGCAAAAGCAATAAAAATTACAAACCAAAGCTTGAAGAGAGATGTAGATATTGTAATTGCTAATTGGTATGATAATGTTAATTCTGTAATTAATGGTAAAAATTCTGATTATAGGGGAATACAAGTTTATAACAAAGACACAAATTCAAAAGGAAAACAAGATTATCCATTCCTAAGTATTAAAAGAATTAATGAGCGTAGTTCTGACACTAACGGAAGATTAAAAAAGATGATAAGATTTTTAAAAAATGTAAAAGCAGATAGTGGAAAAGAAATTAATTTATCTAGTTTTGATTTTAACGCTATTTGTTATGATATAGATGTGAAAATATATAAAAATTTGAGCAAATATTTTTTAGTTCCAGTTATCTATAACCAATTACTCAGATTAGTAACTAACGAAACTTTGGCGAATAATCTAAAGTCCGTAGATGAGCACGAATATATTTTCAGAGATAAACCAGAAAAATACAAGTCATTAGGACTACTATTAGAAGAAGTTACAGTTATTTACTTAGATTTAAAACCCCAGCTATTATAA
- a CDS encoding DNA adenine methylase — MTKYKIAKPFLKWAGGKTQLISDIERTLPTNITQKNFTYIEPFVGSGAVLFWVLNNFANLKKAVINDINEDLINTYKTIADRPKELISILQIMQNEFHALEGNEEKKKLYYYQKRELYNSRKEEQSGQAALFIFLNRTCFNGLYRVNRKNEYNVPMGGYKKPTICDKENILAVSNALQKVEILCGDFEQTLDFAEQNTLFYFDPPYKPLSETSSFNSYAKDEFNDSEQIRLRDFCNKLDILNHIWILSNSDVKGKDENDNFFDDLYSDFNIQRVDARRSINANPEKRGKLTELLITNQVNNEEYVRAI, encoded by the coding sequence GTTTTTGAAATGGGCAGGTGGAAAAACACAACTCATTTCTGATATTGAACGAACTCTACCAACAAACATAACGCAGAAGAATTTCACATATATTGAGCCATTTGTGGGTAGTGGGGCAGTACTTTTTTGGGTACTCAACAACTTTGCAAACCTAAAAAAAGCTGTAATTAACGACATCAACGAAGATTTAATTAACACTTACAAAACCATTGCGGACAGACCAAAAGAGTTGATTTCAATTTTGCAAATAATGCAAAATGAATTTCACGCTCTGGAAGGAAACGAAGAAAAGAAGAAACTCTATTACTACCAGAAAAGAGAATTATACAATTCAAGAAAAGAAGAACAAAGCGGACAAGCCGCCCTGTTTATTTTTCTCAATCGTACTTGTTTTAATGGTTTGTATCGAGTGAATAGAAAAAATGAATATAATGTTCCGATGGGAGGTTATAAAAAACCAACTATTTGCGACAAAGAAAATATTTTAGCAGTTAGCAACGCATTGCAAAAAGTAGAAATTTTGTGTGGCGATTTTGAGCAAACGCTTGATTTTGCAGAGCAAAATACGCTTTTCTATTTTGATCCACCATACAAACCATTAAGCGAAACATCGAGTTTCAACTCTTATGCAAAAGATGAATTTAACGACAGCGAACAAATCAGATTAAGAGATTTCTGCAACAAACTTGATATTTTAAATCATATATGGATTTTAAGTAATTCTGATGTGAAAGGAAAAGATGAAAATGATAATTTCTTTGACGATTTATATTCTGATTTCAACATTCAAAGAGTTGATGCAAGAAGAAGTATAAATGCAAATCCAGAAAAAAGAGGAAAACTAACAGAGTTATTAATTACAAATCAAGTAAACAACGAAGAATATGTCAGAGCAATTTAA
- a CDS encoding DNA-methyltransferase, whose product MIVPYFKSDDKNFYLLHGDTMELLPKFEHKFDMVFADPPYFLSNNGLSIQNGKIVSVNKGKWDKSEGFEFINDFNRKWLSLVREKMKGDATIWISGTMHNIFSVGQILTELGFKILNIVTWEKTNPPPNFSCRYFTYSTEQIIWARKTEKVPHYFNYKLMKQLNGNRQMKDVWKLPAIAPWEKSCGKHPTQKPLSVLTRLILASTKPNAWILDPLAGSSTTGIAANLANRRFLGIDQEEEFLTISKNRKLEIENPKISVTYRQKMGGFNDEKELELFLVEEPRTEYKNELKLENKRAIG is encoded by the coding sequence ATGATAGTACCTTATTTCAAATCTGATGACAAAAACTTTTATCTTCTTCACGGAGATACAATGGAACTTTTGCCAAAATTTGAACATAAGTTTGATATGGTTTTTGCCGACCCTCCTTACTTTTTATCTAACAATGGGCTTTCAATCCAAAACGGAAAAATTGTAAGTGTAAACAAAGGGAAATGGGATAAATCTGAAGGTTTTGAATTTATCAACGACTTTAACAGAAAGTGGCTTTCATTGGTTCGCGAAAAGATGAAAGGTGATGCTACAATTTGGATTAGTGGAACAATGCACAATATTTTTTCAGTCGGGCAAATCTTGACAGAGTTAGGCTTTAAAATTTTAAACATTGTAACTTGGGAAAAGACAAATCCACCACCAAATTTTTCGTGCAGATACTTTACTTATTCAACCGAACAAATCATTTGGGCAAGAAAAACTGAAAAAGTCCCCCATTATTTCAACTACAAGTTAATGAAGCAACTAAATGGCAATAGACAAATGAAAGACGTTTGGAAGTTACCAGCAATTGCACCTTGGGAAAAATCGTGTGGAAAACATCCAACACAAAAACCTTTATCAGTTTTGACAAGACTTATTTTGGCTTCGACAAAACCAAACGCTTGGATTTTAGACCCACTTGCAGGAAGCTCAACGACAGGAATTGCCGCAAATTTAGCTAACAGACGATTTTTAGGAATTGACCAAGAAGAAGAATTTTTGACAATCAGCAAGAACAGAAAATTGGAAATTGAAAATCCAAAAATATCTGTAACATACCGACAAAAAATGGGAGGTTTCAACGACGAAAAAGAACTTGAATTATTTCTTGTCGAAGAACCAAGAACAGAATATAAAAATGAATTAAAACTCGAAAACAAAAGGGCGATCGGCTAA
- a CDS encoding type II restriction endonuclease — protein sequence MSEQFKIFLSQLSETNATLDYFADFKKIRNNVNKIAIKLNQLNYLIGKENLKEAVIELYEENSKVFEVLDILIAIRKNKNAKTFNNKGEIVLLDTYFTSPELILEYIEETGLAEVFRNKDVTNLVDYVFGIEVGLDTNARKNRGGDNMSKAVSLIFDKAGVFYKKEVNNTIFPEIISLGADVKRFDFVIKTKKKTYLIETNYYNSGGSKLNETARSYSDVAPKINLYEGYEFVWITDGQGWFSAKNKLEEAYNIIPSLYNLITLEDFIKKIQEETVIEF from the coding sequence ATGTCAGAGCAATTTAAAATCTTTTTATCGCAACTTTCAGAAACTAACGCAACGCTTGATTATTTCGCAGATTTTAAGAAAATAAGGAACAATGTAAACAAAATTGCAATCAAACTTAACCAATTGAATTATTTAATTGGCAAAGAAAATTTGAAAGAAGCGGTAATAGAACTTTATGAAGAAAATTCAAAAGTTTTTGAAGTATTGGACATCTTGATTGCTATTCGCAAAAACAAAAACGCTAAAACATTCAACAACAAAGGCGAAATAGTATTGTTAGACACTTATTTCACCTCGCCTGAACTGATTTTGGAATACATTGAAGAAACGGGATTGGCAGAAGTTTTTAGAAACAAAGATGTTACTAATTTAGTTGACTATGTTTTTGGAATAGAGGTTGGTTTAGATACAAATGCACGAAAAAACAGAGGGGGTGACAATATGTCAAAAGCTGTTTCACTCATTTTTGACAAAGCAGGAGTTTTCTACAAAAAGGAAGTAAATAATACAATCTTTCCAGAAATCATAAGTTTAGGTGCAGATGTAAAACGTTTTGATTTTGTCATTAAAACCAAAAAGAAAACTTATTTAATTGAAACTAATTATTACAATAGTGGAGGTTCAAAATTAAATGAAACAGCAAGATCTTATTCTGATGTTGCTCCTAAAATTAACCTATATGAAGGTTACGAATTTGTTTGGATAACTGATGGACAAGGTTGGTTTTCTGCAAAAAACAAATTAGAAGAAGCATATAACATAATTCCAAGTTTGTACAATTTGATAACACTTGAGGATTTTATCAAGAAAATACAAGAAGAAACTGTAATAGAATTTTAA
- a CDS encoding Txe/YoeB family addiction module toxin, with amino-acid sequence MKYVFVDESWEDYLYWQKIDKKKLKRINDLLKDISRNPFEGIGKPEPLKHKYSGFWSRRIDDEHRLIYKFEDDQILIAKCRFHYD; translated from the coding sequence ATGAAATATGTTTTTGTAGACGAATCTTGGGAGGATTATTTATACTGGCAAAAAATTGATAAGAAGAAACTAAAGAGAATTAATGATCTACTCAAAGACATTTCAAGAAATCCATTTGAGGGCATTGGCAAGCCTGAACCTCTAAAGCATAAATATTCCGGTTTTTGGTCAAGAAGAATTGATGATGAGCATAGACTGATTTATAAATTTGAGGACGACCAAATATTAATAGCAAAGTGCAGATTTCATTATGATTGA
- a CDS encoding DUF6364 family protein, which produces MNTKLTLNLNKSIIESAKDYAKENRVSLSKLIENYLNALTKKESKKVDVSPLVESLTGIIPHSSENETNEDYYEYLREKYS; this is translated from the coding sequence ATGAATACTAAACTAACTTTAAACTTAAATAAAAGCATAATTGAGAGTGCAAAAGATTATGCTAAGGAAAATAGAGTGAGTCTTTCAAAACTTATTGAAAATTATTTGAATGCATTGACTAAAAAGGAGTCCAAAAAAGTTGATGTAAGTCCTCTTGTGGAGAGTTTAACTGGAATAATTCCCCATAGCTCTGAAAATGAAACAAATGAGGATTACTATGAATATTTAAGAGAAAAATATTCATAA
- a CDS encoding GLPGLI family protein: MKRIFLIIFSLILCDLYFSQDYKIIYEFKWKSDKSDSNYNLELMALTTNSKLSQFEALYKFKYDSLKTDLRNKGIRSVPSPRHEWKFQQLIEKNLQSGNILVEQDIFDKTYITKYTCKPEWKILKDKREVFGYNSRSAETNFGGRKWIAWFTDEIPITDGPYKFYGLPGLILKISDSEENFIFEAKALTREKSDISKRNRESAIVKLTPKQWESFWEKFQKDPSNIFANLNEQGATYSYVYNGKDVNTKEARESFNKVEKEKINFFKNPIDLKNCE, encoded by the coding sequence ATGAAAAGAATATTTTTGATAATTTTCTCTTTGATTTTATGTGATTTATATTTTTCACAGGATTATAAAATAATATATGAGTTTAAGTGGAAATCGGATAAATCGGACAGCAATTACAATTTAGAATTAATGGCTTTAACTACAAATTCAAAACTTTCCCAGTTTGAGGCTCTGTATAAATTTAAATATGACTCCTTAAAAACGGATTTAAGAAACAAGGGTATTAGAAGTGTCCCAAGCCCAAGACATGAATGGAAATTCCAACAGTTGATAGAAAAGAATTTACAGAGTGGAAACATATTGGTAGAGCAGGATATTTTTGATAAAACTTATATCACTAAATACACCTGTAAACCTGAATGGAAAATTTTAAAGGACAAAAGAGAGGTTTTTGGCTACAACTCCCGTAGTGCAGAAACAAATTTTGGTGGAAGGAAATGGATAGCTTGGTTTACTGACGAAATTCCAATTACTGACGGTCCATATAAATTTTATGGACTTCCTGGATTAATTTTAAAAATAAGCGATTCTGAAGAAAACTTTATTTTTGAAGCTAAGGCATTGACACGGGAAAAAAGTGACATATCAAAACGCAACAGAGAATCAGCCATTGTAAAACTAACTCCAAAGCAATGGGAATCTTTTTGGGAGAAATTTCAGAAAGACCCTTCGAATATTTTTGCAAACCTAAATGAACAAGGTGCGACTTACAGTTATGTTTATAACGGCAAAGATGTGAATACAAAGGAAGCTCGTGAATCTTTCAATAAAGTAGAAAAAGAAAAAATTAATTTCTTTAAAAACCCCATAGATTTAAAAAATTGTGAATAA
- a CDS encoding type II toxin-antitoxin system VapC family toxin: MDYKLFVDSDVVIDFFTDREPYVNPASELFELNEQGKVKLFLSAVSINNIYYIVRKFLGHKKTLEVVELLTEMTEIVGTTKKEIIQALSNDFTDYEDSIQYSSALTIKDLDAIITRNVKDYKNSSIAVMTPLNFLKMKEKNES, encoded by the coding sequence ATGGACTATAAACTTTTTGTAGACTCAGATGTAGTTATTGATTTCTTTACGGACAGAGAGCCTTATGTTAACCCTGCGAGTGAACTTTTTGAACTTAATGAACAAGGGAAAGTAAAACTGTTTTTGTCGGCTGTAAGCATCAATAATATTTACTATATAGTTAGAAAGTTTTTAGGTCATAAAAAGACGCTTGAAGTAGTTGAATTGTTAACAGAGATGACAGAGATTGTTGGGACAACGAAAAAGGAAATAATACAAGCGTTAAGTAATGACTTTACAGATTATGAGGATTCTATTCAATACTCTTCAGCCTTAACCATTAAAGATTTGGATGCAATTATCACGCGGAATGTAAAAGACTATAAAAATTCATCGATTGCTGTTATGACACCATTAAACTTTCTGAAAATGAAAGAAAAAAACGAGAGCTAA
- a CDS encoding DUF4377 domain-containing protein: MKKLLKLLFFVLITMSTVGCLRESEEKDKISIVTATVHHQYADLKIPPFFDTVVKGLKIKESNFTEWIVITGIEGFTYEEGFEYELKLQKTYLSNPPQDSPSNITYKLIEILLKKQK, encoded by the coding sequence ATGAAAAAACTTTTAAAATTATTATTTTTTGTGCTAATCACTATGTCGACGGTAGGGTGCCTGAGGGAAAGCGAAGAAAAGGATAAAATTTCCATTGTTACTGCGACGGTACACCATCAGTATGCTGACTTAAAAATCCCTCCGTTTTTTGATACAGTTGTAAAAGGACTGAAAATAAAAGAATCAAACTTTACCGAATGGATTGTAATTACAGGTATTGAAGGATTTACATACGAAGAGGGTTTTGAATATGAGCTTAAACTTCAAAAAACTTATTTGTCCAACCCTCCTCAAGATTCTCCAAGTAATATAACATATAAACTTATTGAAATTTTATTGAAGAAGCAAAAATAA
- a CDS encoding tetratricopeptide repeat protein: MMMAYSDGKGVEPNYDKAFEYAMKCAKNDDATCMFNVVTAYKDGIGTPKNKQKMLEWAMKLAKLKNPENLNLSGRITSARLNLAYMFRDGIDVEKDIFKSYIWFLIYNENKRDFSVFQQDDVVKEIQEIEKNLTKKQKIEAILEAEKILERKLVNLKKTI; encoded by the coding sequence ATGATGATGGCTTATTCTGATGGGAAAGGTGTCGAGCCAAATTATGATAAAGCATTTGAGTATGCAATGAAATGTGCAAAAAACGATGATGCAACTTGTATGTTTAATGTTGTAACAGCATATAAAGATGGAATTGGAACGCCAAAAAACAAGCAAAAAATGTTAGAATGGGCAATGAAATTGGCGAAACTTAAAAACCCTGAGAATCTAAATTTGAGTGGAAGAATAACTTCGGCAAGACTTAATCTTGCTTATATGTTCAGAGATGGAATTGATGTAGAGAAAGATATTTTTAAAAGTTATATATGGTTTCTAATATACAATGAAAACAAAAGAGATTTTTCAGTTTTTCAACAAGATGATGTTGTGAAAGAAATTCAAGAGATAGAAAAGAATTTAACAAAAAAACAAAAAATTGAAGCTATTTTAGAAGCAGAGAAAATACTTGAACGAAAATTAGTGAATTTAAAAAAAACTATATAA
- a CDS encoding type II toxin-antitoxin system VapC family toxin, translating to MERVFVDTNIVLDLLEKRENFYQEAQELFTMGDQNKVKLFISALTIANVHYLLFKHLKMEARKAISKFKVLVEVLPIDDKIVELSLASDFTDFEDAIQYYTAIEHGMEVIISRNKKDFKNISLPVLTANEYLKR from the coding sequence ATGGAAAGAGTTTTTGTTGACACAAATATCGTTTTAGACTTGCTTGAAAAAAGAGAAAATTTTTATCAAGAAGCACAAGAATTGTTTACAATGGGAGACCAAAATAAAGTAAAGCTATTTATCTCTGCGCTAACAATTGCAAATGTTCATTATCTACTTTTCAAACATTTAAAAATGGAAGCCAGAAAAGCTATTTCAAAATTTAAAGTTCTTGTAGAAGTTTTGCCAATTGATGATAAAATAGTGGAACTTTCACTTGCTTCAGATTTTACTGACTTTGAAGATGCGATTCAATATTATACAGCAATTGAACACGGAATGGAAGTAATAATTTCAAGAAACAAAAAAGATTTTAAAAATATAAGTTTGCCTGTCTTAACCGCAAATGAATATTTAAAACGTTAA
- the cap12 gene encoding CBASS system CD-NTase-associated NAD(+) hydrolase Cap12, translated as MRKKRIFIGSSSEELDLASAAKSILELEKEFEVTIWNEDVWEKAVFRLNNSYLNDLIRATLQFDFGILIGTKDDKVVYRGNEELQPRDNILFELGLFIGRLGLNNCAFLIDKDIKLLSDIKGISLARFNRGDSSSFTKAITQVKDLFKNQVDSGINFFPSSTLAAVYYENFVKPTCLHIIQNGGIQDDDGTKYENSTIKIIIPQKLTTDVNSQFQTLKKSFQTKKLTFDYLGRPRNIDVETLIQDGKLYVIDFPTVLSGINYAISNLLPNDFNSMSDDYELILNREFDRFIYTLNKLALRDGYNNLITVINEKDIK; from the coding sequence ATGAGAAAGAAAAGAATTTTTATAGGTTCGTCTAGCGAAGAACTTGATTTGGCTAGTGCTGCCAAGAGCATTCTTGAGCTTGAAAAAGAGTTTGAAGTAACTATCTGGAATGAGGATGTATGGGAGAAAGCCGTTTTTAGATTAAATAATAGTTATTTAAATGATTTAATTAGAGCAACTTTACAGTTTGATTTTGGAATCTTAATAGGAACAAAGGATGATAAAGTCGTTTATAGAGGAAATGAAGAGCTACAACCTAGAGATAATATTTTGTTTGAACTTGGATTATTTATTGGAAGATTAGGTTTAAATAATTGTGCTTTCTTAATAGATAAAGACATAAAGCTATTGTCTGATATTAAAGGTATTTCTTTAGCAAGATTTAATCGTGGTGATTCATCATCTTTTACTAAAGCAATAACACAAGTAAAAGATTTATTTAAAAATCAGGTTGATTCAGGAATTAATTTCTTTCCATCTTCCACTTTGGCTGCAGTATATTATGAAAATTTTGTAAAACCTACTTGTCTACATATAATTCAAAATGGTGGTATACAAGATGATGACGGAACAAAATATGAAAATTCTACTATTAAGATCATTATACCTCAGAAGCTTACGACTGATGTTAATAGCCAATTTCAAACATTAAAGAAAAGTTTTCAAACAAAAAAACTAACTTTTGACTATTTAGGAAGACCACGAAATATAGATGTGGAAACTTTAATTCAAGATGGAAAATTATATGTTATTGATTTTCCAACTGTTTTATCTGGGATAAATTATGCTATTTCAAATCTTCTGCCGAATGATTTCAACTCAATGTCAGATGATTATGAATTAATTTTGAATAGAGAGTTTGATAGATTTATTTATACATTGAATAAACTCGCACTTAGAGATGGATACAACAATTTAATTACTGTAATAAATGAAAAAGACATTAAATAA
- a CDS encoding DUF6364 family protein: protein MNTKLTLTIEKEIIEIAKEYAKGKGQSLSEMVENYFKFVTVKRVDMKEKELSPKVKKLRGIIKTDKNFDYKQILTEELSKKYGL from the coding sequence ATGAATACAAAATTAACTTTAACAATAGAGAAAGAGATTATTGAAATAGCAAAAGAATATGCAAAAGGTAAAGGACAAAGTCTTTCTGAGATGGTAGAAAATTACTTTAAGTTTGTAACTGTAAAAAGAGTTGATATGAAAGAAAAAGAACTTTCTCCCAAGGTAAAAAAACTTAGAGGAATTATAAAGACTGATAAAAACTTTGATTACAAGCAAATTCTAACAGAAGAACTTTCGAAAAAATATGGACTATAA
- a CDS encoding HXXEE domain-containing protein, which yields MTNNLDNLISILPFAFLIHNIEEIFGMERWTKSISKFYPQPVTTRQFSIAAGLFTFLGFVLILTKKYYQTEQQYLLTITGFAGMLLLNVFFPHTIATIYLKKYSPGLITGLLLNFPLTTFILWTIYNSNNLPVRQMAIAIILGSILGVLLAFIFLKIGKFVDDKLKKE from the coding sequence ATGACAAATAACTTAGACAACTTAATTTCCATTTTACCATTCGCTTTTCTAATCCACAATATTGAAGAAATATTTGGAATGGAAAGATGGACGAAATCGATTTCTAAATTCTATCCCCAACCTGTTACAACAAGACAATTTTCAATTGCGGCAGGACTTTTTACTTTTTTAGGATTTGTCCTTATATTGACAAAAAAATATTATCAGACAGAGCAGCAATATTTACTGACAATTACAGGATTTGCAGGGATGCTTTTGTTAAATGTATTTTTTCCTCACACAATTGCAACCATATACCTAAAAAAATATTCACCGGGATTAATCACTGGGCTTTTGCTTAACTTTCCGCTGACGACTTTTATTTTGTGGACAATTTATAACTCTAATAACCTTCCTGTTCGACAGATGGCTATCGCCATTATTCTTGGGAGTATTCTTGGGGTTTTGCTTGCTTTTATATTTCTAAAAATTGGTAAATTCGTGGACGACAAACTAAAAAAAGAATAA
- a CDS encoding restriction endonuclease — protein MEWKEYEEITKYIYETLGAANGVKIECHGNNCKVTGKSTVVHQIDVLTSHSDGLHSYKTAVECKYCEQTINKDIIMKVAEIVEDAGLNKGVIVSKNGFTPDAISFAKYKNIGLIELREPNEDDWKGRVKNIQINMNMLLPQINGLELLVSKETKSTLKPGSIRVEFLDIKKTDGSVENIEKYINEFNNELCKKEENEVLEKVFTFDTGTVLIYKPTGEETEISGVKLNGILRIAKETIEIKGEDHIYMIMKSIFEDKSYTITKDKKINERQK, from the coding sequence ATGGAATGGAAAGAATACGAAGAAATCACTAAGTACATATATGAAACACTTGGAGCAGCAAACGGTGTTAAAATTGAGTGCCACGGAAATAATTGCAAAGTAACAGGCAAGTCAACAGTTGTACATCAAATTGACGTATTGACAAGCCATTCTGACGGACTTCATTCTTATAAAACTGCTGTTGAATGCAAATATTGTGAGCAGACAATAAATAAAGACATCATAATGAAAGTTGCTGAAATTGTAGAAGATGCAGGACTGAATAAAGGTGTAATAGTGTCAAAAAATGGGTTTACTCCAGATGCAATATCATTTGCTAAATACAAAAACATTGGGCTCATTGAATTAAGAGAACCTAATGAAGATGATTGGAAAGGCAGAGTGAAAAACATACAGATAAATATGAATATGCTATTGCCTCAAATAAATGGATTAGAACTTTTAGTATCAAAGGAAACAAAATCTACTTTAAAGCCAGGGTCAATAAGGGTCGAATTTTTAGACATTAAAAAAACAGATGGAAGTGTTGAAAACATAGAAAAATACATTAATGAATTCAATAACGAACTGTGTAAAAAGGAAGAAAACGAAGTCTTAGAAAAAGTCTTCACCTTTGATACAGGTACCGTATTGATTTATAAACCTACGGGTGAAGAAACTGAAATTAGTGGAGTTAAGCTGAATGGAATACTAAGAATTGCAAAGGAAACAATAGAAATTAAAGGAGAAGACCATATCTATATGATTATGAAATCTATATTTGAAGACAAATCTTATACGATAACAAAAGACAAGAAAATAAATGAACGACAAAAATAA
- a CDS encoding alpha/beta hydrolase, with the protein MKFIYYNLLFILVTLTSCSNASQPNDPIPEHETFKIQSKQVGEERVINVWTPENYRASKDSLPVMYMADGGIKEDFPHIANTLAKLIKEKKIKPLILVGIENTQRRRDLTGFTEVTKDKEIAPVVGGSEKFRAFIKDELFPEINKRYRTTTEKSIIGESASGLFVMETFFLTPEMFDNYIAFDPSLWWNNHYLVRTAKEHLAKFPISEKRIWFAGSDAEDVSPFTKELADIFKTENKENIKWKFSDEPKEKHTTIFRATKEKAIIWTLNKTE; encoded by the coding sequence ATGAAATTTATTTATTATAACTTACTTTTTATACTTGTAACATTAACAAGTTGCTCAAATGCATCACAACCAAACGACCCTATTCCAGAACACGAAACTTTTAAAATTCAATCTAAACAAGTTGGAGAAGAAAGAGTAATCAATGTTTGGACACCAGAAAATTATAGAGCAAGTAAAGACTCTTTGCCTGTAATGTATATGGCAGATGGTGGAATAAAAGAAGACTTTCCTCACATTGCAAATACTTTGGCTAAACTAATTAAAGAAAAGAAAATAAAACCTTTAATACTTGTCGGAATTGAAAACACTCAACGAAGAAGAGATTTGACAGGCTTTACAGAAGTAACGAAAGACAAAGAAATTGCACCAGTTGTTGGTGGTTCAGAAAAATTTAGAGCATTTATCAAAGACGAACTTTTCCCTGAAATTAACAAAAGATACAGAACAACGACTGAAAAAAGTATAATTGGGGAATCTGCATCAGGACTTTTTGTAATGGAAACATTTTTCCTAACACCTGAAATGTTTGACAATTATATCGCTTTTGACCCTTCACTTTGGTGGAATAATCATTATTTGGTAAGAACAGCAAAAGAACATTTAGCGAAATTTCCAATATCAGAAAAACGGATTTGGTTTGCAGGTTCAGACGCAGAAGACGTTTCGCCTTTTACAAAAGAATTAGCTGACATTTTTAAAACAGAGAACAAAGAAAATATTAAATGGAAATTTTCAGACGAACCAAAAGAAAAACATACGACAATTTTCAGAGCAACGAAGGAAAAAGCAATTATTTGGACACTAAACAAAACTGAATAA